Proteins encoded in a region of the Xylocopa sonorina isolate GNS202 chromosome 11, iyXylSono1_principal, whole genome shotgun sequence genome:
- the LOC143429191 gene encoding uncharacterized protein LOC143429191 isoform X2, with the protein MEGQQFCLRWHNFQNTLLSSLPKLLDGGYLTDVTLSAGGRHIHAHKIILSACSYYFKELFKDLSSLQHPVIVLPGMEYANLCALVTFMYNGEVNIYQEQLPALLAMADTLHIRGLADIAGKNSRHDNGLYVQPPPVQLQEKTLSDTAIKKESKDTVTSGGKESLQTVLETETVENIEETINDQESISYCVKTKPYYSINAKLNQREKISIPSINTSTNKYAEKAYSESGIDDATPVLEDQITPVEDTKPPPVWDANFKFLTSSVAGRTSQNYNKSSVTCLICGKQLSNQYNLRVHMETHSNSSYSCTACSHVSRSRDALRKHVSYRHPVASPQKRSRYSTPKL; encoded by the exons ATGGAGGGGCAACAATTCTGTTTACGCTGGCACAATTTTCAAAACACGCTGTTAAGTTCTCTGCCTAAACTTCTTGATGGTGGTTATTTAACAGATGTTACGCTAAGCGCTGGTGGTAGACACATACATGCACATAAAATTATACTTTCTGCTTGTAGTTACTATTTTAAAGAATTGTTTAAG GATTTAAGTTCTTTGCAACATCCGGTAATTGTATTACCAGGGATGGAATACGCAAATTTATGCGCATTAGTCACATTCATGTATAACGGTGAAGTGAATATTTATCAAGAACAACTACCTGCACTTTTGGCTATGGCGGATACATTGCATATTCGTGGATTAGCCGATATAGCTGGG aAAAATTCGAGACACGATAATGGTTTATACGTTCAGCCTCCACCAGTGCAACTGCAAGAAAAAACGTTATCCGATAcagcaataaaaaaagaaagtaaagacACTGTCACGAGTGGAGGTAAAGAGTCTTTACAAACAGTTTTAGAGACGGAAACAGTTGAGAACATAGAGGAGACTATCAATGATCAAGAAAGTATATCGTATTGCGTGAAAACCAAGCCCTATTACTCCATTAATGCAAAGTTaaatcaaagagaaaaaatcagTATTCCTTCCATCAATACGTCCACCAATAAGTATGCTGAGAAAGCATATTCAGAAAGTGGTATAGACGACGCTACGCCCGTCTTAGAAGATCAAATTACACCAGTGGAAGATACGAAACCTCCTCCAGTTTGGGACGCGAATTTTAAGTTTCTCACGAGCTCTGTGGCTGGTAGAACTTCTCAAAATTATAACAAATCTAGTGTTACTTGTCTTATCTGTGGAAAACAATTAAGTAATCAATATAACTTGCGGGTACATATGGAGACTCACAGTAATAGTTCGTATAGCTGTACAGCTTGCTCCCACGTATCAAGATCGCGGGACGCGCTTAGAAAACATGTCTCTTACAGACATCCGGTAGCATCGCCGCAAAAGCGTTCACGGTACAGTACACCGAAACTATAG
- the LOC143429191 gene encoding uncharacterized protein LOC143429191 isoform X1: protein MQYIDLQHIKSMEGQQFCLRWHNFQNTLLSSLPKLLDGGYLTDVTLSAGGRHIHAHKIILSACSYYFKELFKDLSSLQHPVIVLPGMEYANLCALVTFMYNGEVNIYQEQLPALLAMADTLHIRGLADIAGKNSRHDNGLYVQPPPVQLQEKTLSDTAIKKESKDTVTSGGKESLQTVLETETVENIEETINDQESISYCVKTKPYYSINAKLNQREKISIPSINTSTNKYAEKAYSESGIDDATPVLEDQITPVEDTKPPPVWDANFKFLTSSVAGRTSQNYNKSSVTCLICGKQLSNQYNLRVHMETHSNSSYSCTACSHVSRSRDALRKHVSYRHPVASPQKRSRYSTPKL, encoded by the exons atgcAATATATTGATTTGCAGCATATAAAAAGTATGGAGGGGCAACAATTCTGTTTACGCTGGCACAATTTTCAAAACACGCTGTTAAGTTCTCTGCCTAAACTTCTTGATGGTGGTTATTTAACAGATGTTACGCTAAGCGCTGGTGGTAGACACATACATGCACATAAAATTATACTTTCTGCTTGTAGTTACTATTTTAAAGAATTGTTTAAG GATTTAAGTTCTTTGCAACATCCGGTAATTGTATTACCAGGGATGGAATACGCAAATTTATGCGCATTAGTCACATTCATGTATAACGGTGAAGTGAATATTTATCAAGAACAACTACCTGCACTTTTGGCTATGGCGGATACATTGCATATTCGTGGATTAGCCGATATAGCTGGG aAAAATTCGAGACACGATAATGGTTTATACGTTCAGCCTCCACCAGTGCAACTGCAAGAAAAAACGTTATCCGATAcagcaataaaaaaagaaagtaaagacACTGTCACGAGTGGAGGTAAAGAGTCTTTACAAACAGTTTTAGAGACGGAAACAGTTGAGAACATAGAGGAGACTATCAATGATCAAGAAAGTATATCGTATTGCGTGAAAACCAAGCCCTATTACTCCATTAATGCAAAGTTaaatcaaagagaaaaaatcagTATTCCTTCCATCAATACGTCCACCAATAAGTATGCTGAGAAAGCATATTCAGAAAGTGGTATAGACGACGCTACGCCCGTCTTAGAAGATCAAATTACACCAGTGGAAGATACGAAACCTCCTCCAGTTTGGGACGCGAATTTTAAGTTTCTCACGAGCTCTGTGGCTGGTAGAACTTCTCAAAATTATAACAAATCTAGTGTTACTTGTCTTATCTGTGGAAAACAATTAAGTAATCAATATAACTTGCGGGTACATATGGAGACTCACAGTAATAGTTCGTATAGCTGTACAGCTTGCTCCCACGTATCAAGATCGCGGGACGCGCTTAGAAAACATGTCTCTTACAGACATCCGGTAGCATCGCCGCAAAAGCGTTCACGGTACAGTACACCGAAACTATAG